In Perca flavescens isolate YP-PL-M2 chromosome 7, PFLA_1.0, whole genome shotgun sequence, the following proteins share a genomic window:
- the LOC114559107 gene encoding uncharacterized protein LOC114559107 — MPGTHCCVRNCFSSTHDYRGKRRDHVLRFFRIPTWKKHEGEHVSDVTRRRRMSWVAAIRRKDITFDRISQSMRVCSLHFHSGKPSYEMLENHPDWKPSLRLGHSDVKKTDEARFQRLVKRRTQHQEQLLLPPQHLEQPPCPAQHPEQAPPLVQHQEQPPCPAQEQAPPSAQQPHQEPAQECALCPYRRDVINSLLEENRKLKEELEEYRMNENFLSGDDNRVKYYTGLPNYLTFQTLLLSLTPYLPQGRLKKLSPFQLVLLTLMRLRLDLPIQHLGRLLRVHRTTASDAFHHTLSVMYSRLSPLVYWPSRESLMASMPHKFVESFGGNAAAIVDCFEVFIEKPSNALARAQTFSQHKHAHTMKYLIVVTPQGVISFISEGWGGHASDKHITEQSGFLDKLMPGDVVLTDRGFDIGESVGMMCAEVKVPPRGRAQLEARDVEEAGATAHLRIHVERMIGVVQNAFKFLRSTVPVNMLLKCEGENVMALDKIVTVCCALTNMCPSVV; from the exons ATGCCCGGAACACACTGCTGTGTAAGAAACTGCTTCAGTTCCACACACGACTACCGTGGAAAGCGTAGGGACCACGTGTTACGCTTTTTTCGTATCCCTACGTGGAAAAAGCACGAAGGCGAGCATGTGTCCGACGTGACGAGGAGACGTCGGATGTCTTGGGTGGCTGCAATTAGGAGAAAGGACATTACTTTCGACCGCATCTCCCAGTCGATGAGAGTGTGTTCTCTGCATTTCCATTCGG GTAAACCATCATATGAGATGTTGGAGAACCACCCTGACTGGAAACCATCTTTGCGGTTAGGCCACAGTGATGTTAAGAAAACCGATGAAGCGAGATTTCAGCGGCTAGTAAAGCGCAGGACCCAGCACCAGGAGCAGCTGTTGCTGCCGCCGCAGCACCTGGAGCAGCCGCCATGCCCAGCGCAGCACCCGGAGCAAGCACCGCCGCTGGTACAGCATCAGGAGCAGCCGCCATGCCCAGCGCAGGAGCAAGCGCCGCCGTCGGCACAGCAACCGCACCAGGAGCCGGCACAGGAATGTGCACTTTGCCCATATAGACGAGATGTTATCAACAGTCTTTTGGAGGAAAACCGAAAGCTGAAGGAGGAGCTCGAAGAGTACCGGATGAACGAGAACTTTCTGAGCGGTGACGATAACAGAGTGAAGTATTACACGGGACTCCCAAATTATTTAACGTTTCAGACACTTTTACTCAGTCTCACGCCATATCTGCCTCAGGGCAGGTTGAAGAAGCTCTCCCCCTTCCAGCTAGTCCTGTTGACTCTCATGCGCCTCAGACTGGACCTGCCAATACAGCACCTCGGCCGTCTGCTTCGGGTGCACAGGACGACCGCCAGCGATGCCTTTCACCATACTCTCAGCGTGATGTACTCCCGGCTGTCTCCGTTGGTGTACTGGCCAAGCAGAGAGAGTTTAATGGCCAGTATGCCGCACAAGTTTGTGGAATCGTTCGGGGGAAATGCGGCCGCCATCGTGGACTGTTTTGAGGTTTTCATCGAAAAACCCTCAAACGCACTCGCAAGGGCACAGACCTTTTCTCAGCATAAACACGCGCACACCATGAAATACCTCATTGTGGTTACACCCCAGGGTGTAATTTCTTTCATATCCGAAGGGTGGGGTGGGCACGCGAGTGACAAACATATAACGGAGCAAAGTGGTTTCCTGGACAAGCTGATGCCAGGTGACGTTGTGCTGACCGATCGGGGATTTGACATCGGGGAAAGTGTGGGTATGATGTGCGCTGAGGTTAAGGTACCTCCAAGGGGCCGTGCACAGCTGGAGGCGAGAGACGTGGAGGAGGCTGGGGCCACGGCACATCTCAGGATTCACGTGGAGAGGATGATTGGTGTCGTGCAGAACGCATTTAAATTCTTACGCTCAACTGTACCTGTGAAcatgcttctcaaatgtgaaggtGAAAACGTAATGGCGTTGGACAAGATCGTCACCGTTTGCTGTGCCTTGACAAATATGTGCCCAAGTGTCGTCTGA
- the LOC114558175 gene encoding myelin transcription factor 1-like, translating into MSQDTTETRTRTRSKGNRVSSELTGQEMKQELSSCPTPGCDGKGHVSGRYSRHRSILGCPIVKKRKLEEAEAEAEAEAEENHSAPKRRNQPAMAAAEEGFTADSDAAEEDEEEEEEAQKEEEEEEKEDLKEKKNNNTKSRLESTKTDCSLVTTEDTQTAVCPPAEVGNNQSLTSETENQTEQDNTSEEVSHDPQPEERKEQKEEGQLLSKDQSSEQPEEELTEPEETKEEKEEEAEEVKEEQQERLKNIVEEKVIKRHVMSQENCDHQYSSGDYNHQAKESTEEQRKRDEEEEE; encoded by the exons ATGAGCCAAGACACTACAGAGACACGAACACGAACCCGCTCCAAGGGCAACCGgg TGTCGTCGGAGCTTACGGGACAGGAGATGAAGCAGGAGTTAAG CAGCTGTCCCACGCCCGGATGTGATGGCAAAGGCCACGTCAGTGGAAGATACTCGCGGCATAGAAG CATACTGGGATGCCCGATTGTGAAGAAAAGgaagctggaggaggctgaggcTGAGGCTGAGGCTGAGGCTGAGGAGAACCACTCTGCTCCCAAGAGGAGGAACCAGCCCGCCATGGCAGCAGCGGAGGAAGGCTTCACAGCAGACAGCGACGCCgcagaggaggacgaggaggaggaggaggaggcgcagaaggaagaggaagaggaggaaaaggaagacctcaaagagaagaagaacaacaacacaaagagCAGACTGGAGTCGACAAAAA CAGACTGCTCCCTGGTGACAACAgaggacacacaaacagcagTTTGTCCTCCGGCTGAGGTTGGCAACAACCAAAGCCTCACCTCCGAGACGGAGAACCAAACGGAGCAGGACAACACTAGTGAGGAAGTCAGCCATGATCCTCAGCCAGAGGAAAGGAAGGAGCAGAAGGAGGAAGGTCAGCTGCTGTCAAAGGACCAGTCCTCAGAGCAACCTGAAGAAGAACTTACTGAGCCTGAAGAGACaaaagaagagaaggaagaggaagCAGAAGAAGTAAAGGAAGAGCAGCAGGAGAGGCTAAAGAATATCGTAGAAGAGAAGGTGATAAAAAGACATGTGATGAGCCAGGAAAACTGTGATCACCAATACTCCAGCGGAGATTACAACCATCAGGCCAAAGAATCCACAGAGGAGCAGAGgaagagggatgaagaggaggaggag